Proteins from a genomic interval of Paenibacillus sp. FSL R5-0623:
- a CDS encoding RHS repeat-associated core domain-containing protein has protein sequence MRPGARTAYTYDERGWLSAKLDAKGQETRYTYDAAGRLTRASDEAGEIVLTYTPDGQVTRVLEAEQHEERTYDAAGRLLTRTDGFGHLLQYAYDAAGRMTALTYPDGKVVQYRYQATGELAEVKDWNGRLTRYRYDASGKLIDTRRPNGSQEQREYDAAGQLTRLTDTSGQGIRLQQFKYAYSPSGLLLREENKQYTYDTLKRLRSGAEPGRVVHYTYDPSGNLTTEQVGTSETEFTSTSPTQHLHYTWDNRLQRVGDYPVEIDANGNLLYATDGSAASAYEYDARNRLVKAGKLKYRYNPQGDRIELAQRGQLTRYVIDDAHELSRVLMEMDGEGNVKSRYIYGLGLIGREDADGTYLSYHYDLRGSTTLLTDEQNRVTDRYTYGLYGELEQHEGLTQQPFAYNGRDGVMTDVNGLYYMRARYYDPKLKRFLNRDVIRGEIQDGQTFNRYAYVNGNPVSYIDPLGLTKFEAKSDTNLALPYGNESKTMNLGSGDNPLQGALNVDIRKVNGVDVVASANHLPFSTRSFSEVIAQNPHGYDILKSDVPRILENGDILKVVGGEKNPFFKNMVSADAKYFEQFGFELVSRGKASSDLMFGVQKTTDGKIFSDKSLERQFEVILRRKY, from the coding sequence GCTGGCTAAGTGCCAAGCTGGATGCCAAGGGACAGGAGACCCGGTACACGTATGATGCCGCGGGCCGCCTGACCCGGGCATCCGATGAAGCGGGCGAAATCGTGCTGACCTATACGCCCGATGGACAGGTGACCCGTGTGCTCGAAGCCGAGCAGCATGAGGAACGAACCTACGATGCGGCGGGACGATTGCTCACCCGAACCGATGGATTTGGCCATCTACTGCAATATGCGTATGATGCCGCCGGCCGGATGACGGCGCTGACCTATCCGGATGGCAAAGTGGTGCAGTATCGCTACCAAGCCACGGGTGAACTGGCTGAAGTGAAGGACTGGAACGGCCGTCTGACCCGGTACCGCTATGATGCAAGTGGGAAGCTCATCGACACCCGGCGCCCGAACGGCAGCCAGGAGCAACGGGAATACGATGCCGCAGGCCAACTGACTCGCCTGACGGATACGAGCGGACAAGGCATTCGTTTACAGCAATTCAAGTACGCATACAGCCCAAGCGGCTTGCTGCTGAGGGAAGAAAACAAACAGTACACGTATGATACCTTGAAACGCCTACGCAGTGGGGCCGAGCCAGGCCGTGTTGTACACTACACGTATGACCCATCCGGGAACCTGACAACCGAACAAGTAGGGACATCTGAAACGGAGTTCACGAGTACTTCACCAACGCAGCATCTGCACTATACCTGGGATAACCGGCTTCAGCGGGTAGGGGACTATCCCGTGGAGATCGATGCCAACGGTAATCTGCTGTATGCAACGGATGGCAGTGCCGCTTCCGCTTACGAATACGATGCCCGAAATCGTCTGGTGAAGGCAGGCAAGCTGAAATATCGGTACAACCCGCAGGGGGACCGTATTGAACTCGCGCAGCGAGGGCAATTGACCCGCTATGTCATCGACGATGCGCATGAATTGAGCCGGGTGTTGATGGAGATGGACGGGGAAGGGAATGTAAAATCCCGTTACATCTATGGTCTGGGGTTAATCGGACGCGAAGATGCCGACGGAACGTATCTGAGTTACCATTATGATCTGCGTGGTAGTACGACGTTGCTAACGGACGAGCAGAACCGGGTGACGGACCGTTATACGTATGGATTATATGGCGAACTGGAGCAACATGAAGGATTAACCCAGCAGCCGTTTGCGTATAATGGTCGAGATGGGGTCATGACGGATGTCAACGGCCTATATTACATGCGAGCACGGTACTATGATCCGAAGCTGAAACGGTTCCTGAACCGGGATGTGATTCGTGGAGAGATTCAGGATGGGCAGACGTTTAACCGGTATGCCTATGTAAACGGGAATCCGGTGAGTTACATTGATCCGCTGGGGTTGACCAAGTTTGAAGCGAAGTCTGACACGAACTTGGCATTACCATATGGTAATGAAAGTAAAACTATGAATTTAGGTTCCGGTGATAATCCTTTACAGGGAGCACTCAATGTTGATATAAGAAAAGTCAACGGGGTAGATGTTGTAGCAAGTGCAAATCATTTACCATTCAGCACACGTTCTTTCTCAGAAGTTATTGCTCAAAATCCACATGGCTATGATATTTTGAAGAGCGATGTGCCAAGAATACTAGAGAACGGAGATATTCTTAAAGTTGTAGGAGGTGAGAAGAATCCTTTCTTTAAAAATATGGTGAGTGCAGATGCTAAATATTTTGAGCAATTTGGTTTTGAACTAGTTAGCAGAGGAAAAGCTTCTAGTGATTTGATGTTTGGAGTACAGAAAACAACTGACGGTAAAATTTTCTCTGACAAATCATTAGAAAGACAATTTGAAGTTATATTAAGGAGGAAATATTAA
- a CDS encoding DUF5704 domain-containing protein gives MKNKILHIILIMTVLMGIYPHGVARASDYHFNKGYPSNLEKLIATDAQGRSRGKQKIKVLVTGEKDPNPKVIWTQGDEEVWSATGELPSSRVTTTTHWNQGGTRGYPVSKRFIDKIDATVYAPDSLEDINGNAFDRRFMDDLGVKDINYLDGPAYEPGNEKPRFTQGDKFIEINVFTGYPKPLSEEKEYGTRPDDKKKWQVAYWTPLHIDYIAHVYETKEIRVNSDNTLQEGETVQLAAEVREIDYQGNTTDWVNVSTREQTEWKTDKEGVATVNSNGVVKAEGRGTAKITALWKKGPYYIWENVTITVGEDNELPEEPVTTCSQPQPGRTLEGQIMDPVVTAMIRADQRGSEPFDVLKGIPTSESIYGNVFSRDYLYEHTFVQMTGTCTYQFDVEKIWTLKWDPKKTEKDAEGNEREVPDPQEAEETVTKQYTVERPYAYWTIDTLSVYSIDEATLINYAFGSGQITLQPEGYVPPDFQAETTGYYYPPPNPVKVTAPPGTKTGGKDRPTPPDEDLQSVAEEAVPDVEVENDAFYFNGGTVMDPQRSPESGPQPGEIPDPVQIDENVLYSPYNYIPISKANKQDTISEGTIRYTLMDNSVNGGDDQEFDIYGINTVTVHTPVVNYSLVSDDQPHNQKTVPNMNRSALILERPFTVRIPTSGQHLDAGSYPGYGDRDYAKYYRIKQVRFPFDVYSADRTQFYPRNTWIDIQVPVLDTTFYLPVWVDEGDYQVEFRNIAENAPSNFSTEPEIDAQPDANTDLYYHAASDEVSVEVIGRLYDFEITDIADYNWELVFRRFKNSLAPTWISYWSGTQDIDGDKRGNKPQFTVPIRPGSHPLQGYQNVAVKTGYHFKFDFKTKGNMFGPRDGIRLTPTFDFVSKDGNTRVPVDLYYSTNQRNFIRIGSTEDQVKRFVILNDRLRQVPSEQLRDTATYKYNRYGEIHPGMMSERAYQEYYRDKFTKMKTPVGGYSLLLMPEQLRTFIGPKTNIPTTASADVLRANAAIQQWYGEYSLPAEPYVVQAGTNLAEYGRTHGGLDAKSPIFLKDGYIVVNFNFESIREGNLAAPHLQYIHAPLMNQWLLEGFQREVEDSYGNSFTLRDGDVVFYHADRSSRDDFSAQVPH, from the coding sequence ATGAAAAATAAAATTCTGCATATTATCTTAATTATGACTGTATTAATGGGAATTTACCCCCACGGTGTAGCGAGAGCTAGTGATTACCATTTCAACAAAGGTTATCCAAGTAATCTTGAAAAATTGATTGCTACTGATGCTCAAGGTAGATCAAGAGGAAAACAAAAAATAAAAGTACTTGTTACTGGGGAGAAAGATCCCAATCCTAAGGTGATATGGACACAGGGGGATGAGGAAGTATGGTCCGCAACTGGAGAGTTACCAAGTAGTAGGGTCACTACGACAACACATTGGAACCAGGGTGGAACTCGTGGATATCCAGTCAGTAAGAGGTTTATTGACAAGATAGATGCTACTGTTTACGCTCCAGATTCTCTGGAAGATATCAATGGGAATGCGTTTGATAGAAGGTTTATGGATGATCTTGGAGTTAAAGATATTAACTATTTAGATGGCCCAGCATATGAACCTGGAAATGAAAAGCCGAGATTTACACAAGGTGATAAATTCATTGAGATTAACGTCTTCACAGGTTACCCGAAACCACTCAGTGAAGAAAAAGAATATGGTACTAGACCTGACGATAAAAAAAAATGGCAAGTAGCATATTGGACTCCGTTGCATATTGACTATATAGCTCATGTTTACGAAACAAAAGAGATTCGGGTTAACTCGGATAACACGTTGCAGGAGGGAGAAACGGTTCAGCTTGCTGCAGAAGTGCGCGAGATTGACTATCAAGGGAACACAACAGACTGGGTAAATGTCTCAACTCGTGAACAAACCGAGTGGAAGACAGATAAAGAGGGTGTTGCAACAGTAAATTCCAACGGAGTAGTGAAGGCAGAAGGCAGAGGGACTGCAAAAATTACTGCTCTTTGGAAAAAAGGTCCGTACTATATTTGGGAAAACGTCACGATAACCGTAGGGGAAGATAACGAGCTTCCAGAAGAACCTGTAACTACATGCTCACAGCCCCAACCCGGACGGACATTAGAAGGCCAGATTATGGATCCAGTCGTTACAGCTATGATTAGGGCAGATCAACGGGGAAGTGAACCTTTTGATGTTCTTAAGGGTATCCCTACCTCCGAAAGTATATACGGCAACGTATTTAGTCGGGATTATCTGTATGAGCATACCTTTGTACAAATGACGGGTACATGTACATATCAGTTTGATGTTGAGAAAATATGGACCCTGAAGTGGGATCCGAAGAAGACTGAGAAAGATGCGGAGGGTAATGAGAGGGAAGTTCCAGATCCACAGGAAGCGGAAGAAACGGTTACCAAGCAATATACTGTTGAACGTCCATACGCTTATTGGACGATTGATACGTTAAGTGTATACAGCATCGATGAGGCGACGCTAATCAATTATGCTTTTGGATCTGGACAAATCACGTTGCAACCCGAAGGTTATGTCCCACCGGATTTTCAGGCGGAAACGACGGGGTATTATTATCCGCCACCCAATCCAGTCAAAGTCACAGCTCCGCCTGGCACAAAAACGGGAGGAAAGGATCGACCCACCCCGCCCGATGAAGATCTACAGAGTGTGGCTGAGGAGGCAGTCCCTGATGTAGAGGTAGAGAACGATGCCTTTTACTTTAATGGAGGGACGGTAATGGATCCGCAGCGGTCCCCTGAATCCGGCCCACAGCCCGGCGAAATTCCAGATCCCGTGCAGATTGATGAGAATGTATTATATAGTCCCTATAACTATATTCCAATCAGTAAGGCGAACAAACAAGATACCATCAGCGAGGGTACCATTCGTTATACCTTAATGGATAACAGTGTGAATGGAGGCGATGACCAAGAATTCGACATCTATGGTATCAACACCGTCACCGTCCATACACCAGTGGTGAACTACTCGCTCGTTTCGGATGATCAGCCGCATAACCAGAAAACGGTGCCGAACATGAACCGTTCTGCGCTCATTTTGGAGCGACCGTTTACAGTTCGCATCCCGACCAGCGGACAACATCTGGATGCGGGGTCCTACCCGGGATATGGCGATCGGGATTACGCTAAATATTATCGGATTAAACAAGTTCGGTTTCCTTTTGATGTGTACAGTGCCGACCGCACGCAATTTTATCCACGAAATACGTGGATCGACATCCAGGTGCCGGTGCTGGATACGACCTTCTATCTGCCGGTATGGGTAGATGAAGGAGACTACCAGGTGGAATTCCGGAATATTGCTGAAAACGCCCCGTCGAATTTTAGTACCGAGCCAGAGATCGATGCCCAGCCCGATGCCAACACAGACCTGTACTATCACGCCGCTTCGGACGAAGTATCTGTGGAGGTCATTGGGCGACTATACGACTTTGAGATTACTGATATCGCCGACTATAACTGGGAACTGGTCTTCCGCCGTTTCAAAAATAGTCTTGCGCCGACCTGGATCAGTTACTGGAGCGGCACGCAGGATATCGACGGAGACAAGCGGGGCAACAAACCCCAGTTTACCGTCCCGATTCGCCCCGGCAGTCATCCCCTACAAGGGTATCAGAATGTGGCGGTGAAAACGGGATATCACTTCAAGTTTGATTTTAAAACGAAAGGCAACATGTTTGGCCCACGAGACGGCATTCGTCTCACACCAACCTTTGATTTTGTGAGTAAGGATGGCAATACGCGTGTGCCTGTTGATCTGTATTACTCGACCAATCAGCGGAACTTTATTCGCATCGGTTCGACAGAAGATCAAGTGAAGCGATTCGTGATTTTAAACGATCGGCTACGTCAAGTTCCGTCCGAGCAACTACGAGATACAGCGACGTACAAATACAACCGATATGGTGAAATTCACCCGGGGATGATGAGTGAACGAGCATATCAAGAGTACTATCGAGACAAATTCACGAAAATGAAAACGCCGGTAGGCGGATACAGCCTACTGCTTATGCCAGAACAACTGCGAACGTTTATTGGTCCAAAAACGAATATTCCAACGACCGCCAGTGCCGATGTACTGCGTGCGAATGCAGCCATTCAACAATGGTACGGGGAATACAGTCTACCCGCCGAGCCCTATGTAGTGCAGGCGGGAACAAACTTGGCGGAGTATGGACGTACGCATGGCGGATTGGATGCTAAATCGCCGATCTTCCTGAAAGATGGGTATATCGTGGTGAACTTCAACTTCGAGTCCATTCGGGAGGGGAATCTCGCGGCACCGCATCTGCAATATATCCATGCCCCGCTGATGAATCAATGGTTGCTGGAAGGGTTCCAGCGTGAGGTAGAGGATAGCTACGGAAACAGCTTTACGTTGCGGGACGGAGACGTGGTCTTTTACCATGCCGATCGCTCCAGTCGCGATGATTTCAGTGCGCAGGTACCGCATTAA
- a CDS encoding S-layer homology domain-containing protein — translation MKELKKVTQLILSGALVFGMFPFTGNTSQATVASFKDVSTSHWAKASIDAAVAKGYFKGFSDGTFKPGATVTRAEFAALLARVAKGTPETGQGNVFKDLTGHWSETEVNRAVSLGFINVKDYPNGFKPSTIITREEMAKWISSGLAAADKDFEQALEDTKTSLIPVKEAFSPGISQSKAPYIAVAMGTGIMTGFPDHSFGLSKTTTRAETSVILLRIANMEGKKASSFEALNEIRSVGVAKSNFKEITPFEFTTGRDFSDASEKKVTFSNKSGSLVLHRTIAVDASDWNNKKGVYAPFFISESEKDWYQSTAKRKNIVAVFQEITIYPSKKGFNLDDYRGGLANSFFGQRLDQDMTRQFGYKTLPFSNAENFFSNYSSNNGVRLWIGKWYDKDYKGLVARFKTDDGSGVSIYGR, via the coding sequence GTGAAAGAATTGAAAAAAGTAACACAACTCATATTAAGCGGTGCATTAGTATTTGGAATGTTCCCTTTCACCGGAAACACGAGTCAAGCAACCGTGGCCTCATTTAAAGATGTGTCTACGAGCCATTGGGCGAAAGCATCCATCGATGCAGCCGTGGCAAAAGGCTACTTCAAAGGATTTAGTGATGGCACGTTTAAGCCTGGAGCAACAGTGACGCGGGCAGAATTTGCAGCATTGCTGGCCCGAGTCGCGAAAGGGACTCCAGAGACGGGGCAAGGTAACGTGTTTAAGGATTTGACCGGTCACTGGAGTGAAACAGAAGTGAACCGTGCAGTATCTCTTGGATTTATTAACGTAAAGGATTATCCAAACGGCTTTAAGCCGAGTACGATAATTACTCGTGAAGAGATGGCCAAGTGGATTAGTTCCGGATTAGCAGCTGCTGACAAAGATTTCGAACAAGCTTTGGAGGATACCAAGACATCTTTAATTCCTGTAAAAGAAGCTTTTTCCCCAGGAATCTCTCAAAGTAAAGCCCCTTATATAGCAGTAGCGATGGGTACCGGTATAATGACAGGATTTCCAGATCACTCTTTTGGTTTAAGTAAAACGACCACGCGTGCAGAAACTTCGGTGATTTTATTGAGAATAGCAAATATGGAAGGTAAGAAGGCATCGTCGTTCGAAGCACTAAATGAAATCAGATCTGTCGGGGTAGCGAAATCTAATTTTAAAGAAATTACTCCATTTGAATTTACAACTGGTCGTGATTTTTCAGATGCAAGTGAGAAGAAAGTGACATTTAGCAATAAAAGTGGGAGTCTAGTTCTCCATCGCACTATAGCTGTTGATGCCTCCGATTGGAACAATAAGAAAGGAGTATATGCCCCGTTCTTTATTTCCGAATCGGAAAAAGATTGGTATCAGTCTACTGCAAAAAGAAAAAATATTGTAGCCGTTTTTCAAGAAATAACAATTTATCCAAGCAAAAAAGGATTTAATCTGGATGACTATAGAGGTGGCTTAGCGAACTCATTCTTTGGTCAAAGGCTAGATCAAGACATGACAAGGCAATTCGGATATAAAACTCTACCGTTTTCAAACGCCGAGAACTTTTTTTCGAATTATTCATCGAACAACGGAGTACGGTTGTGGATTGGTAAGTGGTACGATAAAGACTACAAAGGACTCGTGGCAAGGTTTAAAACAGATGATGGTTCAGGTGTAAGTATTTATGGGAGATGA